CTGCACCGCGGGTGCGGGCGGCGGGCCTTCGGGCTGTCGCTTGCCCAGTGTCGTTCAGTCCTTCGTGAGAGCGGTCGTACTACTACCAAGAGTACGTGTCTCGGCTCCGGATGGTTCCCGCCGGCCGACCGCCTCCCGCTCCCGCGACTCCCCGAAAAGCATCCGGCGCACGTCCGCGCGGGCCTGCCGGGCCGTCTCCCGGGCGGCGGCCAGGGTCTGCCGGGTGGCCCGGCCGACGCTGCGCGCGGCACGGGCGGCGGGGCGCAGCACGGCATCCCGGACGGCATGCCCGACCGGTGTGAGGACGGTCCGGTACGCCCAGCGCACGGGCTCCACGAAGATCCACCGGAAGAGGGTCCCGAGGAACCGTCCGACGGCCCGCGAGATCCGTCCGGCGATCCGCCAGGCGAGCCCGAGGGCGTCCCCCACCTCACGCGCGACGACCGCCAGGAAGCGGCCGACGGGCGCGAGCACCCAGCGCCACAGGGAGAGCGCGGGCAGCACGACCAGGATCCGGGCGGTCCAGTACAGGACCAGGCCGATCCCGGTGACGAGCAGCGCCAGGAGCCGCCACACCCCTCGTGCGCACCAGGCGATCGCCCGCCCGACCGGCGCGAGGATCCACCGGTGGACCCAGCCGGCCGGAACGACGAGGAGATGGCGCACCAGCCACGCCACGGCGGTGTACGCGCCGACGCCGACGGCGGCGAGAAGAGCCCCGATCCCCTTCAGCAGCCACCGGCCCGCATGCCCGACCGGCGTCAGCACGCGCGCGTACACCCACGCCAGCCCGGCCCCGATCCCGCGCGCCAGCCACGCGATGCCGTGCCCGACCGGAGTCAGGAGGTACCGGTAGGACCACACCGCCGGCACCACGAGCAGCACCTGTACGAGCCACCCGAGTGCCCGGCCCACCGGGACGACGACGTACCGCCACAGTCCGATCAACGGCCGGACGAACAGCGCCTTCCCGAGCCACAGCAGGGCCCGCCCCAGCGGCCGGAGCACCGTGTCCCGGAGGAGCCGCCCCACGACGACGAGCGCGTCCCACACCATCCGCACGGGCACGACCAGCACGAGCACGACGATCCGCACGGGCAGCCGGATCGCCACGACGAGGCACCCCTCGGGTTCCCGCACGGGCGGCTGCGCGGGCGGTCCGGCGGGCGGTTTCTCCAGGTCCATAACGACGTAGACGCTACAGCCGCCCCGGTGGATGCGCTGCTGAGGGTGTGTCAGGGGCGGGCTACTTCTTCCGGGGTCGCGCCGCCTTCCCCGCCCGGGACGCCTTCGGACGGCGTTCCGGGCCGGCCGGCCGGGGGACGGCCTGGACGTGCGGTGCGGAGAACTCGCGGTTGGTCTCCGTCTGACGGCGGACGGCATCGGGCAGGTCCGGCATCGCCAGCAGCGTGTCGCACGCCCGGACGGCGGCCGGGTGGTCGCCGACCCAGTAGGCGCAGATGGAGAACTCGAAGAGCAGACCCCACCGGTACACCCAGGACTTGGTGAAGAGCAGGTCGTCGGGCTCACCCCTGCCGACGACCGCGCAGAGCAGGGCGTACGCGGTGTGGTAACGGCTCTGGAGGCGCAGTCGCGAGGCCAGTTCGTAGACGGCTTCGAGACGGGCCGGGCGGGACTCCCAGGCGCGGGAGAACGCGTTCATGGCACCGGGCCAGTCGTCCGCCTTCTCCGCCCGCAGGATCCCGGCCTCCAGGAGCGAGCAGTAGACCTCCTCGCCCCAGCCGCCCAGCTCGGCACGCCGCTCGTACAGTGCGATCGCCTCGTCCACATGGCCCAGGTCGCGTTCGGTGTTGGCGAGGTAGAAGACCGTGCGCGCGTTGGTGGGGTCGCGCTCCAACTCGCCCCGCAGCAGGCGCGCGTCGCGCTCGAACTTGTCGCTGCGACAGCCGCCGTCCGCGTGGTCCTCGATGACGAGCGCGTCCAGGTTCTCCTGCCGGTCGGGGCCGTCGGTGCACGGGTACTCGTGGGTGACGCCTTCGTAGCGCCAGGCCCGGTCGCCCCGCATGAGGTGCTTGAAGCGGTGCTGGGTGCCCGGGGTGTCGTAACGCAGCATGTACGAGCCCGCCGTCAGCCGGGGCAGCGGGGCGTCCTGGCGCATGACGTGGTCGGCGTCGAGAGTGAGCAGGTAGTCGGCCTTGCCGCGGGCGTGCTGGATGTTCTGCGTCCGGTTGTGCCCGAAGTCGACCCAGGGCTCCTCGTGGAGCTCGCCCGGGATGCCGTCGAGCACCTTGCGGATCAGATCCTGTGTGCCGTCCGTCGAGCCGGTGTCGGAGATCACCCAGTAGTCGATGAGGGGCCGTACGGACTCCAGGCAGCGCTCGATCACGCGCGACTCGTCCTTGACGATCATGCACAGGCACAGGGTCTGATGTGTCACGGGCGTCAAGGTGACACAGGTCCACTCCCCGGCCGTCCGCTCCACGCGAGGAGTACCCCATCAGTACGCATCAATTAGTCCGATACGTCGATAAAAAATATCTTTTGGACCTCATGCCTCGCGTGAACCCGTTCGCTCGGGTCAAGCTCGCCCTCAGGTTCGGGGAGTGCCCGGACCGGTCGAGGCTAGGAGCACTTGATGCGACCAGAGTTCGGACCGTATTCCCTCCTTGGGCCGGTGGCCCGCCACAGATGCAAGCAGGCCGGCATGGTGGCCTCGCTCGCCGTGATCCTGTCGGCCGGCGTGATCAGCCCGGCCGCGGCGGCGGCCCGCAGCATCACCGACCGAGTACAGGCGGAGCTCCCCTCCGCCGGCGACAAGTGCAGGCCGGGGCACCACAAGCCGGAGCACCACAACCCGAGGGCGATCGAGGCCGGCGGCAAGGACAAGTGCAAGGGCCCGACGGGTCCCACCGGCCCCAAGGGTCCTAAGGGTCCCAAGGGCGACAAGGGATCCACCGGCGCCACCGGCGCGACCGGCCCGACAGGACCGACGGGCTCCACCGGCGCCACCGGCTCGACGGGCACCCAGGGTCAGCAGGGCGTGACGGGCCCGACCGGACCCACCGGCCCCACCGGAGGCACGGGCGCCACCGGCACCACCGGCACGGCAGGCGTCGACGGCGTGACAGGCCCCACCGGACCCACCGGCCCCACGGGAGGCACCGGCGCCACAGGCACCACGGGCACGGCAGGCACCGACGGCGTACCCGGCCCCACCGGACCCACGGGAGCCACCGGCACGGCAGGCGTCGACGGCGTGACAGGCCCCACGGGTGCCACCGGCTCGACCGGCGCGACCGGACCCTGTTCCGACATCGACGCCTCGCAGGACGCCAACGGCTTCGAGCTGAGGGTCGCACTGACCGGCGGAGTGACGTACGCGGGCATCCACGACCTCCGCGGCGTCACGCCCCGCCCGTTCCTGTGGACGGACCTCAGCACCCACCCGAACTACCCCGCGGGCGGCCTGGACCCCGACGGACGTGACGTGGGCTTCGTCTGCGGAGCCGCCGTCAACGGGCACAACGCCAACGCCGGGAACCCCGTCAAGTTCGACGTCATGACCACCACCGGCCAGGTCTGGGAGACCACCTGCGTCGCGGTCGGTACGACCAACCCGGCCAGTCTGAACTGCAACGACGCCAACGGTCTGCCCAACCCCTGGACCAAGGTGACCCTCCAGCCGCTGGTGGGCGCCGTCAACGGCGGCTCGTGACGGACGCGGCACCACGCTAGAAGCGATGCCCGGAGGTCCGCCGACTGACCTCCGGGCATGGGTCGCGATACCCCGCAGGGCCGCCGCGAATCCTCAGTGGCTGTGCGCCGCGCTCCCGGCCGGCTGCTTCACCGTCAACGGCAGCAGCTTCTTCCCGGTCGGACCGATCTGGATGTGGGTGTCCATCGCCGGGCACACCCCGCAGTCGAAGCAAGGCGTCCAGCGGCAGTCCTCGACCTCCGTCTCGTCGAGGGCGTCCTGCCAGTCCTCCCAGAGCCAGTCCTTGTCGAGGCCCGAGTCCAGGTGGTCCCAGGGCAGGACCTCCTCGTAGGACTTCTCACGTGTCGTGTACCAGTCGACGTCCACGCCGAAGGCGGGCAGCGTCTTGTCCGCGCAGGCCATCCAGCGGTCGTAGGAGAAGTGCTCGCGCCAGCCGTCGAAGCGGCCGCCGTCCTCGTAGACGGCCCGGATGACGGCGCCGATACGACGGTCGCCGCGCGAGAGGAGACCCTCGACGATGCCCGGCTTGCCGTCGTGGTAGCGGAAGCCGATCGAGCGGCCGTACTTCTTGTCGCCGCGGATCTTGTCCCGAAGCTTCTCCAGTCGCGCGTCGGTCTCCTCGGCGGAGAGCTGCGGCGCCCACTGGAACGGGGTGTGCGGCTTGGGCACGAACCCGCCGATCGACACCGTGCAGCGGATGTCGTTCTGGCCGGAGACCTTGCGGCCCTCGGCGATCACCTTCATCGCCATGTCCGCGATCTGGAGGACGTCCTCGTCCGTCTCCGTCGGCAGACCGCACATGAAGTACAGCTTCACCTGGCGCCAGCCGTTGCCGTACGCGGTGGAGACCGTCCGGATCAGGTCCTCTTCGGAGACCATCTTGTTGATGACCTTGCGCATGCGCTCCGAGCCGCCCTCGGGGGCGAAGGTCAGGCCGGACCGGCGGCCGTTGCGGGTCAGCTCGTTCGCCAGGTCCACGTTGAAGGCGTCCACGCGGGTGGAGGGGAGGGACAGACCGATCTTGTCCTCCGTGTAGCGGTCCGCGAGGCCCTTCGCGACCTCGCCGATCTCGCTGTGGTCGGCGCTCGACAGCGAGAGCAGGCCGACCTCCTCGAAGCCGGTCGCCTTCAGGCCCTTCTCGACCATGTCGCCGATGCCGGTGATCGACCGCTCGCGCACCGGGCGCGTGATCATGCCGGCCTGGCAGAAACGGCAGCCGCGGGTGCAGCCGCGGAAGATCTCCACCGACATGCGCTCGTGCACCGTCTCGGCGAGCGGGACCAGCGGCTGCTTGGGGTAGGGCCACTCGTCCAGGTCCATGACCGTGTGCTTCGACACGCGCCACGGAACGCCCGACTTGTTCGGCACCACCCGGGCGATCCGGCCGTCCGGCAGGTACTCCACGTCGTAGAACCGCGGGATGTACACCGCGCCCGTCTTCGCGAGACGGAAGAGGACCTCCTCGCGGCCGCCCGGCCGGCCCTCCGCCTTCCACTCGCGGATGATCTTCGTCATGTCCAGCACGGCCTGCTCGCCGTCGCCGATGACCGCCGCGTCGATGAAGTCGGCGATCGGCTCGGGGTTGAAGGCCGCATGGCCGCCCGCCAGCACGATCGGGTCGTCGAGACCGCGGTCCTTGGACTCCAGCGGGATACCCGCGAGGTCCAGCGCCGTGAGCATGTTCGTGTAGCCCAGCTCCGTGGAGAAGGACAGCCCGAACACGTCGAAGGCCTTCACCGGACGGTGGGCGTCCACGGTGAACTGCGGGACCGCGTGCTCCCGCATCAGCGCCTCCAGGTCCGGCCACACGCTGTACGTGCGCTCGGCCAGGACCCCCTCCTGCTCGTTCAGCACCTCGTAGAGGATCATGACGCCCTGGTTGGGCAGTCCGACCTCGTACGCGTCCGGGTACATGAGCGCCCAGCGGACGTCGCAGGACTCCCAGGGCTTGACGGTGGAGTTGAGCTCGCCGCCCACGTACTGGATCGGCTTCTGCACATGCGGGAGCAAGGCTTCTAGCTGCGGGAAGACCGACTCGACAGACATCGCGGCGTTACCTTCGTGAGCTGGCGGGGACAGGGGTGACCATCAAGCGTAACCCGCTCGGAGGACTCCCCCGTCCGCGAAGCTCCCGGCGCTAAACCTCCATCGAACCGCTGGTCTTCTTCCACTCCGCCGGCAGGGCCTCCTCCACCCGCTCCGCGCGCCGCTCCTCACGGGCGTACAGCACGCCGTACGTGAAGGCGCTCTCCCCCGCCGCGTGCGCCACGGCGGACAGCTCCCGCAGGGTGATGCGGGCCATGACGCTGTCCTGATGGTCGCCGAGCAGGCTCTGGAGCGACTTCATGGACTTGACGAGGGTCTTGGCCGTGCCGCCGAGGGCCGGGCCGGCCGTCTCGGCCGCGTACCGCGTCCGCTTGGCCTTCTTGCGGGCCTCGTGCAGCGCGAGGTCGCGGTCGGTGCCCGGCGGCTGCTCCATGGCCTCCTCGACCAGCGCGGACACCTTCCCGAAGTCCTTGCGTACGGCCTTGGCGAGCACCTTGTCCGGCTTCCTGCCGGCCGCCTCGAGCGTCGGCGGGTCGGTGACCACGGCGTCCAGGCTGTCGAGGAGCGCCAGATAGCGCTGCGAGTCGAGCACGCCGAGCAGCCTGCGGCGGGACCCGTGCTCCCCGGCCTTGGCCCAGGCGCGCAGCCGGTCGTGGATCGGGCCGGAGACCAGGGTGGAGGGAAGTCCGTCGAGGGCCGCGTCCAGCCGTTCGGCCAGCACCTCGTGGTCGCGGCCCACACCCAGCTCCCCGGCCAGCCATTTCAGTTCGGCGCCGATCGGGTCGGTGACCTCGCGGTCGAGGACCCTGCGGAAGGAGCGGAACGTGCTGCGCAGTCGGCGGGTGGCGACCCGCATGTCGTGGATCGACTCCTCGGCGTCCCGGCGCACGGCCGGGTCCAGCTCGACGATCGCGTCCCGCTGGGCACGGATGTACGCCAGGACGTGGTCACCGGCGGTGACGGGCTCGACGGGGCCCTTGTCCTTCGGCCGCGGGTGCCCGCCCTTCGTCTCCGCCAGCGCCCGCGCCAGCTTCGACGCCGACTTCGACGGCCGTACGCCCGCCTTGCGCAACCGCTTCTCCACCTTGTCGAGCAGGACCGGATCGCCCCCGTCGGCGAGCTCCACCTCGATCTCGGTCCACTGGGCCCTGCCCTCGCC
The sequence above is a segment of the Streptomyces asoensis genome. Coding sequences within it:
- a CDS encoding glycosyltransferase: MTHQTLCLCMIVKDESRVIERCLESVRPLIDYWVISDTGSTDGTQDLIRKVLDGIPGELHEEPWVDFGHNRTQNIQHARGKADYLLTLDADHVMRQDAPLPRLTAGSYMLRYDTPGTQHRFKHLMRGDRAWRYEGVTHEYPCTDGPDRQENLDALVIEDHADGGCRSDKFERDARLLRGELERDPTNARTVFYLANTERDLGHVDEAIALYERRAELGGWGEEVYCSLLEAGILRAEKADDWPGAMNAFSRAWESRPARLEAVYELASRLRLQSRYHTAYALLCAVVGRGEPDDLLFTKSWVYRWGLLFEFSICAYWVGDHPAAVRACDTLLAMPDLPDAVRRQTETNREFSAPHVQAVPRPAGPERRPKASRAGKAARPRKK
- a CDS encoding TIGR03960 family B12-binding radical SAM protein, which gives rise to MSVESVFPQLEALLPHVQKPIQYVGGELNSTVKPWESCDVRWALMYPDAYEVGLPNQGVMILYEVLNEQEGVLAERTYSVWPDLEALMREHAVPQFTVDAHRPVKAFDVFGLSFSTELGYTNMLTALDLAGIPLESKDRGLDDPIVLAGGHAAFNPEPIADFIDAAVIGDGEQAVLDMTKIIREWKAEGRPGGREEVLFRLAKTGAVYIPRFYDVEYLPDGRIARVVPNKSGVPWRVSKHTVMDLDEWPYPKQPLVPLAETVHERMSVEIFRGCTRGCRFCQAGMITRPVRERSITGIGDMVEKGLKATGFEEVGLLSLSSADHSEIGEVAKGLADRYTEDKIGLSLPSTRVDAFNVDLANELTRNGRRSGLTFAPEGGSERMRKVINKMVSEEDLIRTVSTAYGNGWRQVKLYFMCGLPTETDEDVLQIADMAMKVIAEGRKVSGQNDIRCTVSIGGFVPKPHTPFQWAPQLSAEETDARLEKLRDKIRGDKKYGRSIGFRYHDGKPGIVEGLLSRGDRRIGAVIRAVYEDGGRFDGWREHFSYDRWMACADKTLPAFGVDVDWYTTREKSYEEVLPWDHLDSGLDKDWLWEDWQDALDETEVEDCRWTPCFDCGVCPAMDTHIQIGPTGKKLLPLTVKQPAGSAAHSH
- a CDS encoding CYTH and CHAD domain-containing protein, which codes for MTETKREIERKYESDESGLPDLTGVAGVASVLDKGVTELDATYYDTSDLRLASASITLRRRTGGSDAGWHLKLPVGPGVRDEIRAPLSDAVPDELAGLVRSRVREGQLVPVVRLRSSRDIRELVDARGRLLAEASVDAVRADRKFGGEGRAQWTEIEVELADGGDPVLLDKVEKRLRKAGVRPSKSASKLARALAETKGGHPRPKDKGPVEPVTAGDHVLAYIRAQRDAIVELDPAVRRDAEESIHDMRVATRRLRSTFRSFRRVLDREVTDPIGAELKWLAGELGVGRDHEVLAERLDAALDGLPSTLVSGPIHDRLRAWAKAGEHGSRRRLLGVLDSQRYLALLDSLDAVVTDPPTLEAAGRKPDKVLAKAVRKDFGKVSALVEEAMEQPPGTDRDLALHEARKKAKRTRYAAETAGPALGGTAKTLVKSMKSLQSLLGDHQDSVMARITLRELSAVAHAAGESAFTYGVLYAREERRAERVEEALPAEWKKTSGSMEV